Proteins encoded by one window of Yersinia massiliensis:
- the pspF gene encoding phage shock protein operon transcriptional activator, translating to MTEQLDNLLGEANSFVEVLEQVSGLAKLNKPVLVIGERGTGKELIAHRLHYLSERWQGPFISLNCAALNENLLDSELFGHEAGAFTGAQKRHLGRFERADGGTLFLDELATAPMLVQEKLLRVIEYGHLERVGGSQPLQVDVRLVCATNDNLPALAAAGKFRADLLDRLAFDVVQLPPLRERQQDIMLLAEHFAIQMCRELGLPLFPGFTPSAKAQLLAYLWPGNVRELKNVVERSVYRHGDNIQPLDNIIINPFAARSSNEHSVIEPQALATTTDDSSVLPALPIDLKHWLHDSEQQMIKHALEQARFNQRKAASLLGLTYHQLRGMLKKHAILTGE from the coding sequence ATGACTGAGCAATTAGATAATCTATTGGGCGAAGCAAACTCATTTGTCGAAGTGCTGGAACAAGTTTCTGGGCTGGCGAAACTGAATAAACCTGTATTGGTGATTGGCGAACGCGGTACCGGTAAAGAACTGATTGCCCACCGGCTGCATTATTTATCCGAGCGCTGGCAAGGGCCTTTCATCTCACTGAACTGCGCCGCTCTCAATGAAAATCTGCTCGACTCCGAGCTCTTTGGCCATGAAGCGGGTGCCTTTACCGGCGCGCAAAAACGACATTTAGGTCGCTTCGAACGCGCTGACGGCGGCACGCTATTTCTGGATGAGCTGGCAACGGCTCCGATGCTGGTGCAAGAAAAATTATTACGCGTCATTGAATATGGTCATCTGGAACGTGTTGGCGGCAGCCAACCGCTGCAAGTCGATGTCCGGCTAGTTTGTGCGACCAACGACAATCTGCCTGCATTAGCCGCTGCTGGTAAATTCCGCGCCGACCTGCTGGATCGCCTCGCCTTCGATGTGGTGCAATTACCACCATTACGCGAACGTCAGCAGGACATCATGTTATTGGCTGAACATTTTGCCATCCAGATGTGCCGCGAATTAGGTCTCCCCCTTTTCCCCGGTTTTACGCCGTCAGCAAAAGCGCAATTATTGGCGTACCTCTGGCCGGGCAATGTGCGTGAGTTGAAAAATGTGGTTGAGCGTTCTGTGTATCGCCATGGAGACAACATTCAGCCACTGGATAACATCATTATTAATCCTTTCGCCGCTCGCTCAAGCAATGAGCACTCGGTGATCGAACCGCAGGCTTTAGCCACCACGACAGATGACTCATCCGTACTTCCAGCACTGCCTATTGACCTGAAACATTGGCTGCATGATAGCGAACAACAGATGATCAAACATGCATTGGAACAGGCGCGTTTTAATCAGCGTAAAGCGGCAAGTTTGCTAGGGTTAACGTACCATCAGCTACGTGGCATGCTAAAAAAACATGCCATCTTAACGGGCGAATGA
- the sapA gene encoding ABC transporter substrate-binding protein SapA — MRVLLIWMLSLACLATPVLAQTAPAPLPDQPLPDIRQRGFVYCVSGILNTFNPQMASSGLTIDTLAAQLYDRLLDVDPYTYRLIPELAESWQVLDNGATYRFHLRKDVPFQTTDWFTPTRMMNADDVVFSFQRVFDPEHPYHGVNGGEYPYFDSLQFADAVQSVKKLDDHTVEFKLKAPDASFLWHLATHYAPVLSAEYADDLTKKGRQEQIDREPVGTGPFLLNEYRSGQYIRLFRNSDYWKGLPRMPQVVIDLGAGGTGRLSKLLTGECDVLAYPAASQLSILRDDPRLRLTLRPGMNVAYLAFNTRKPPLNDQRVRQAIALSINNQRLMQSIYYGTAETAASILPRASWAYDNQAQVTEYNPEKAKAILKELGLTKLQLNLWVPTASQSYNPSPLKTAELIQADLAQVGITVNIVPVEGRFQEARLMEMNHDLTLSGWSTDSNDPDSFFRPLLSCAAIRSQTNYAHWCDPEFDELLQKALRSQQLSARIEYYQQAQRILEQQLPLLPLASSLRLQAYRYDIKGLVLSPFGNSSFAGVFRESDEGKKP, encoded by the coding sequence ATGCGTGTTTTACTCATTTGGATGCTGTCGCTGGCGTGCCTTGCGACCCCTGTGTTGGCGCAAACTGCCCCAGCCCCCTTACCTGACCAACCGCTGCCCGATATTCGCCAGCGTGGATTTGTTTATTGCGTTAGCGGGATACTGAATACCTTTAATCCGCAGATGGCCAGTAGTGGATTAACCATTGATACGTTGGCAGCACAGTTGTATGACCGCCTGCTGGATGTTGATCCTTATACTTATCGACTCATCCCTGAATTAGCCGAGAGCTGGCAAGTGTTAGATAACGGCGCTACCTACCGTTTTCATTTACGTAAAGACGTCCCCTTCCAGACAACCGACTGGTTTACCCCCACTCGGATGATGAACGCCGATGACGTAGTGTTCAGTTTCCAGCGAGTCTTTGATCCAGAACATCCTTACCATGGCGTCAATGGCGGCGAGTACCCTTATTTTGACAGTTTACAATTTGCCGATGCCGTGCAAAGTGTCAAAAAGTTGGATGATCACACGGTCGAATTTAAGCTGAAAGCACCTGATGCATCGTTTCTCTGGCATTTAGCTACCCACTATGCCCCCGTACTGTCTGCTGAATACGCCGATGACTTAACAAAGAAAGGCCGCCAAGAGCAGATCGATCGCGAGCCTGTAGGAACCGGTCCTTTCTTATTAAATGAATATCGGTCTGGGCAATATATCCGTTTGTTCCGCAATAGCGACTATTGGAAAGGTTTACCGCGCATGCCTCAAGTCGTTATCGATTTGGGTGCGGGTGGGACGGGACGCTTATCCAAATTACTGACGGGCGAATGTGATGTGTTGGCTTATCCAGCAGCTAGTCAGTTATCTATTTTACGTGATGACCCTCGCCTGCGCCTAACGCTGCGCCCTGGGATGAATGTCGCCTATCTGGCGTTTAATACCCGTAAACCGCCTCTGAATGACCAACGCGTGCGCCAAGCCATTGCGCTATCGATTAACAACCAACGATTGATGCAGTCAATTTATTACGGTACTGCTGAAACGGCCGCCTCTATCTTACCGCGTGCATCATGGGCTTACGACAATCAGGCTCAGGTCACCGAATATAATCCTGAAAAAGCTAAGGCCATCCTTAAAGAATTGGGGCTCACTAAATTACAGCTTAATTTATGGGTGCCAACAGCATCGCAATCTTACAACCCTAGCCCACTAAAAACGGCGGAGTTGATTCAGGCAGATTTAGCTCAAGTCGGTATTACGGTCAATATCGTCCCGGTCGAAGGCCGTTTCCAAGAAGCCCGCCTGATGGAGATGAATCACGATTTAACCCTGTCGGGTTGGTCAACGGACAGTAACGATCCAGACAGTTTTTTCCGCCCACTTTTAAGCTGTGCAGCAATTCGTTCGCAAACAAACTATGCTCATTGGTGTGACCCTGAATTTGATGAACTGCTGCAAAAAGCACTACGTTCTCAGCAACTATCGGCGCGTATTGAATATTATCAGCAGGCTCAGCGTATTCTTGAGCAGCAATTACCGCTGCTGCCATTAGCATCATCGTTACGGCTTCAGGCATATCGCTATGATATTAAAGGTTTGGTATTAAGCCCGTTTGGCAATTCATCTTTTGCTGGTGTATTCCGCGAAAGCGATGAGGGCAAAAAGCCATGA
- the sapB gene encoding putrescine export ABC transporter permease SapB: MIIFTLRRLLLLVITLFMLSLVSFSLSYFTPHAPLNGVALLDAYRFYFSSLLQWDFGVSSINGQPISEQLREAFPATMELCVLAFSLALFIGIPLGIIAGVMRGKWPDIAISSIALVGFSVPVFWLALLLMLFFSLHLGWLPVSGRYDLLYQVKPVTGLALVDAWLSPSPYREEMMLSAIQHMILPITALAVAPTTEVIRLMRTSTDDVIGQNYIKAAATRGLSRFTIIRRHVLHNALPPIIPKLGLQFSTMLTLAMITEVVFNWPGLGRWLINAIRQQDYAAISAGVMVVGSLVIVINVLSDIVGAMMTPLKHKEWYALR; this comes from the coding sequence ATGATTATCTTTACCTTGCGGCGCTTATTGCTGCTAGTGATAACACTATTTATGTTATCGCTGGTCAGTTTTAGCTTGAGCTATTTCACCCCACATGCGCCGCTAAACGGCGTGGCGTTACTCGATGCTTATCGTTTCTATTTCAGCAGTTTACTGCAGTGGGATTTCGGTGTGTCCAGCATTAACGGCCAACCGATTAGCGAGCAACTGCGTGAAGCTTTCCCCGCCACGATGGAATTATGTGTTCTGGCCTTTTCACTGGCACTGTTTATCGGCATTCCCTTGGGGATTATTGCGGGTGTGATGCGCGGTAAATGGCCCGATATTGCTATCAGTTCCATTGCATTGGTCGGCTTTTCTGTCCCCGTTTTTTGGTTGGCCTTGCTGCTTATGTTGTTCTTCTCGTTGCATTTAGGTTGGCTACCCGTTTCTGGACGGTACGACTTGTTATATCAAGTCAAACCCGTCACCGGACTGGCTTTAGTGGATGCTTGGCTATCCCCTTCACCGTACCGAGAAGAGATGATGCTCAGTGCAATTCAACATATGATTTTGCCTATCACTGCACTGGCTGTCGCCCCAACGACAGAAGTTATTCGCCTTATGCGTACCAGCACTGATGATGTCATCGGTCAGAACTACATTAAAGCGGCCGCAACACGGGGTTTATCGCGGTTCACGATTATCCGCCGCCACGTTCTACATAACGCATTGCCCCCCATTATTCCGAAGTTAGGCCTGCAGTTTTCCACCATGCTGACATTGGCGATGATAACCGAAGTGGTCTTTAACTGGCCGGGGCTAGGCCGTTGGTTAATAAATGCCATACGGCAACAAGATTACGCCGCTATCTCTGCGGGTGTGATGGTCGTCGGTTCATTGGTGATTGTTATTAACGTTTTGTCAGATATTGTGGGCGCAATGATGACGCCGTTAAAGCATAAGGAATGGTATGCCCTTCGATAA
- the sapC gene encoding putrescine export ABC transporter permease SapC, translating into MPFDNVYREKKMPSPLLYTWRLFYTDTLAMVGFYGVLGLLVLCLLGSTLAPYALDQQFLGYQLLPPSWSRYGNVSFFLGTDDLGRDILSRLLAGAASTYGSALLVTLAAALCGVILGVFAGITHGFRSAILNHVLDTLLSIPSLLLAIIVVAFVGPSLEHAMFAVWLALLPRMVRTIYSAVHDELDKEYVVAARLDGASTPHILAYAIFPNIAAVLVTEFTRALSMAILDIAALGFLDLGAQLPSPEWGAMLGDSLDLVYVAPWTVMLPGAAILVSVLLVNLLGDGMRRAINAGVE; encoded by the coding sequence ATGCCCTTCGATAATGTTTATCGCGAAAAGAAGATGCCTAGCCCACTGCTGTACACTTGGCGGCTTTTCTACACTGATACCTTAGCCATGGTCGGTTTTTATGGCGTCCTCGGCTTGTTAGTGCTGTGTTTGCTGGGGAGTACACTGGCCCCCTACGCCCTCGACCAACAGTTTCTCGGTTACCAACTGCTCCCACCTTCGTGGTCACGCTACGGTAACGTTTCATTCTTCCTCGGCACAGATGATCTTGGCCGCGATATCTTAAGCCGCTTATTAGCTGGAGCCGCATCCACTTATGGCTCGGCATTGTTGGTAACACTCGCAGCAGCCCTGTGCGGCGTGATACTGGGTGTTTTCGCGGGTATCACCCACGGTTTTCGTTCGGCTATTCTCAATCACGTGCTGGATACATTGCTTTCTATCCCATCGCTGCTGTTGGCCATCATCGTTGTCGCCTTTGTTGGCCCCAGTTTAGAACATGCGATGTTTGCAGTTTGGCTGGCTTTATTGCCGCGAATGGTTCGCACCATTTATAGCGCAGTACATGATGAATTAGATAAAGAATATGTGGTTGCTGCTCGCCTAGATGGAGCCTCCACCCCACATATTTTGGCTTATGCCATTTTTCCCAATATTGCGGCGGTGTTAGTCACTGAGTTTACCCGTGCTTTATCGATGGCGATTTTAGATATTGCTGCATTAGGTTTTCTAGATTTGGGCGCACAGTTACCCTCACCAGAATGGGGGGCGATGCTGGGAGACTCACTGGATCTCGTTTATGTTGCGCCTTGGACTGTGATGCTACCGGGAGCGGCGATTTTAGTGAGTGTGTTGCTGGTGAATCTATTGGGTGATGGTATGCGTCGCGCCATTAATGCAGGGGTGGAATAA
- the sapD gene encoding putrescine export ABC transporter ATP-binding protein SapD produces the protein MPLLDIRNLTIEFMTAEGMVKAVDRISITLTEGEVRGLVGESGSGKSLIAKAICGVSKDNWRITADRFRFDDIDLLQLTPRQRRKVIGHNISMIFQEPQSCLDPSESIGQQLFQAIPGWTYKGRWWQRFHWRKRRAIELLHRVGIKDHKDIMRSYPYELTEGECQKVMIAIALANQPRLLIADEPTNAMEPTTQAQIFRLLARLNQNNNTTILLISHDLQMMSKWADRVNVLYCGQTVESAVCEDLLAAPHHPYTQALIRAMPDFGRSLPHKSRLNTLPGAIPSLEHLPIGCRLGPRCPYAQKTCIETPRLRLVKNHAFACHFPLNLEEQ, from the coding sequence ATGCCGCTACTCGATATTCGTAACCTCACCATCGAGTTTATGACCGCCGAAGGGATGGTTAAAGCCGTTGACCGCATCAGTATCACCCTGACGGAAGGTGAAGTTCGTGGCTTGGTTGGGGAGTCTGGCTCAGGTAAGAGTCTGATTGCCAAAGCTATTTGTGGCGTCAGCAAAGATAACTGGCGCATTACGGCTGACCGTTTCCGCTTTGATGATATTGATCTGTTGCAACTGACACCCCGCCAGCGCCGTAAAGTGATTGGCCACAATATTTCGATGATTTTCCAAGAGCCGCAATCTTGTCTGGATCCATCCGAAAGTATCGGTCAGCAGTTGTTCCAAGCCATTCCGGGTTGGACCTACAAAGGCCGCTGGTGGCAACGTTTTCATTGGCGTAAACGGCGAGCAATAGAATTACTGCACCGTGTTGGCATCAAAGACCATAAGGATATTATGCGCAGCTATCCCTATGAGTTGACGGAAGGTGAATGCCAAAAGGTGATGATCGCTATCGCACTGGCTAACCAGCCAAGACTACTGATTGCTGATGAGCCGACGAATGCGATGGAACCCACCACGCAAGCGCAGATTTTCCGCCTGTTGGCTCGGCTGAATCAAAATAACAACACCACAATTTTGCTGATCAGTCATGATTTGCAAATGATGAGTAAATGGGCTGATCGGGTGAACGTGCTCTATTGCGGCCAAACAGTAGAAAGTGCTGTTTGTGAGGATCTGCTGGCTGCACCGCATCACCCGTATACTCAAGCGCTTATTCGTGCAATGCCGGATTTCGGCCGCTCTTTACCCCATAAAAGCCGCTTGAATACATTGCCAGGCGCGATTCCGTCACTTGAGCATTTACCGATCGGCTGTCGGCTTGGGCCTCGTTGCCCCTATGCGCAGAAAACTTGTATTGAAACACCCCGTTTACGACTGGTCAAAAACCACGCCTTTGCCTGTCACTTCCCCTTAAATTTGGAGGAGCAATAA
- the sapF gene encoding putrescine export ABC transporter ATP-binding protein SapF: MAETLLEVRNLSKTFRYRTGLFRRQHVEAVKSVSFTLREGQTLAVIGENGSGKSTLAKMLSGMIEPTEGELLIDDHRLVYGDYGYRSQRIRMIFQDPSTSLNPRQRVGQLLDAPLKLNTDLDAAAREQRIYQTLRQVGLLPDHANYYPHMLASGQKQRIALARALILQPKVIVADEALAALDMSMRSQIINLMLELQEKHGIAYVYVTQHLGMMKHISDQVIVMHEGEVVERGSTAEVLASPLHDLTKRLISSHFGEALTADAWRQDSGHF, from the coding sequence ATGGCCGAGACGCTGCTCGAAGTCCGTAATCTCAGTAAAACTTTCCGCTATCGTACAGGGCTGTTTCGTCGTCAACATGTCGAAGCGGTCAAGTCGGTGAGCTTCACTTTACGTGAAGGCCAAACATTGGCGGTGATTGGTGAAAACGGATCAGGGAAATCAACCCTGGCAAAAATGTTGTCAGGCATGATTGAACCCACAGAAGGTGAGCTGTTGATTGACGATCATCGCTTGGTCTATGGTGATTATGGCTATCGTAGCCAACGTATTCGCATGATTTTTCAAGATCCCAGCACTTCGCTGAACCCGCGTCAGCGTGTCGGTCAATTGCTTGATGCGCCCTTGAAGCTGAATACCGATTTAGACGCCGCAGCTCGCGAGCAGCGCATTTATCAAACGCTACGACAAGTGGGGCTGCTACCCGATCACGCTAACTATTACCCTCATATGCTTGCATCAGGCCAGAAGCAGCGCATCGCACTGGCGCGGGCGCTTATCCTGCAACCTAAAGTGATTGTTGCCGATGAAGCACTCGCTGCGCTGGATATGTCTATGCGCTCGCAGATCATCAACCTGATGCTGGAATTGCAAGAAAAACACGGCATCGCCTATGTCTATGTGACCCAACACTTAGGCATGATGAAGCATATCAGTGACCAAGTGATTGTGATGCATGAAGGCGAAGTGGTCGAACGTGGGAGTACTGCTGAAGTGTTGGCGTCCCCACTGCATGATTTAACAAAGCGCCTTATCTCTAGCCATTTTGGGGAAGCATTAACCGCAGATGCTTGGCGTCAAGACAGTGGCCATTTCTAA
- a CDS encoding CMD domain-containing protein: MVQFRQQNNAHWYHETQRSGSLEITAAQVNDEGDGVTEKTTIYSHKSEQGNFLLGLNDAIRTTLLDNLRQHSTVLSASETLYQTLFPPTVELSSDNQFSLYDRLSSALTVAQVTGVQRLCSHYAARLTPLSSPDASRESNMRLTQMTQYARQLASQPTLIDKHALQQLSDVGLTEADIIVLTQIIGFVGYQARVIAGISALAGYPTVILPGFPRMEDASASLLSTKGLHWQGWLPTLAVNDGIATEQKSDEKLITLHDLLARHPASLSSYTLIAQQKTLQQTAADWSALVSLVSARINGSNYCQAHYKQQLSTSSTTDYSAVTNAIDTDIACALAIKSGDPFTQPLIHLAAELTRAPERFSHQFITPLILIGFSDQQLLGIIISTAAAGWTNRLRQALGEVV, translated from the coding sequence ATGGTGCAATTTCGACAACAGAATAATGCCCATTGGTATCACGAGACTCAACGTAGCGGCAGCCTGGAGATTACCGCGGCGCAGGTCAATGATGAAGGTGACGGTGTCACAGAAAAGACCACCATTTACTCACACAAGAGTGAGCAAGGAAACTTTTTATTGGGGCTAAATGATGCTATTCGCACCACGCTCTTAGATAACTTACGGCAGCACAGCACGGTTTTATCTGCCTCAGAAACACTGTATCAGACACTTTTCCCGCCAACAGTCGAACTCAGCAGCGATAACCAATTTTCATTGTATGACCGCTTAAGTAGTGCGTTGACCGTCGCACAGGTAACCGGTGTGCAACGACTCTGTAGCCACTATGCGGCACGACTCACACCACTTTCCAGTCCTGATGCTTCACGGGAAAGTAATATGCGGCTTACCCAAATGACTCAATATGCTCGCCAGCTCGCCAGTCAGCCAACGTTGATTGATAAGCATGCGTTACAGCAATTATCAGATGTGGGCTTGACCGAGGCTGATATCATTGTTTTAACGCAGATTATTGGTTTTGTGGGCTATCAAGCCAGAGTGATTGCAGGAATTTCAGCGTTAGCCGGTTATCCGACCGTCATACTTCCAGGGTTCCCACGAATGGAAGACGCTAGCGCTAGTTTGTTATCGACAAAAGGGTTGCATTGGCAAGGTTGGCTGCCTACATTGGCGGTAAATGATGGTATCGCCACTGAGCAGAAATCAGATGAAAAGTTGATCACCTTACATGACTTACTGGCGCGCCACCCTGCAAGCTTGTCGAGCTACACCTTGATAGCGCAACAGAAAACGTTGCAACAAACAGCAGCAGATTGGTCGGCGTTGGTGTCACTGGTTTCAGCGCGCATTAATGGTAGCAATTATTGTCAGGCACACTACAAACAGCAACTAAGCACCTCTTCAACAACAGATTATTCCGCAGTCACGAACGCTATCGACACTGACATTGCGTGCGCATTGGCGATAAAGTCTGGTGACCCCTTCACTCAGCCGCTGATTCATCTCGCCGCAGAATTGACCCGCGCGCCGGAACGCTTTAGTCATCAATTTATCACCCCACTAATACTCATTGGGTTCAGTGATCAGCAGTTACTAGGAATCATTATCAGTACTGCCGCGGCCGGATGGACTAATCGTTTAAGGCAAGCATTGGGAGAAGTGGTTTAA
- the dtpA gene encoding dipeptide/tripeptide permease DtpA codes for MSTANNSQQPPSSEQPENISMNAFKQPKAFYLIFSIELWERFGYYGLQGIMAVYLVKMLGMSEADSITLFSSFSALVYGFVAIGGWLGDKVLGAKRVIVLGALILAVGYAMIAYSGHDIFWVYLGMATIAVGNGLFKANPSSLLSTCYNKDDPRLDGAFTMYYMSVNIGSFFSMLATPWLAAKYGWSVAFSLSVVGMLITLVNFWFCRKWVKNQGSKPDFAPLQIKKLLMVLVGVVALITLSSWLLHNQVVARWALALVSLGIIFIFAKETFSLHGTARRRMIVAFLLMLEAVVFFVLYSQMPTSLNFFAIHNVEHSIFGIAFEPEQYQALNPFWIMVASPILAAIYNKMGDRLPMPHKFAFGMILCSAAFLVLPWGATMANEHGIVSVNWLILSYALQSIGELMISGLGLAMVAQLVPQRLMGFIMGSWFLTTAAAALIAGKVAALTAVPSDITDAHASLAIYSHVFMQIGIVTAIIAILMMLTAPKLYRMTLAPTETKKTGSVTTA; via the coding sequence GTGTCAACAGCAAACAACAGTCAACAACCACCAAGTAGCGAACAACCCGAAAACATCAGTATGAATGCTTTCAAACAACCGAAGGCATTTTACCTGATCTTCTCTATCGAGCTTTGGGAACGCTTTGGTTATTACGGCCTGCAAGGGATCATGGCCGTTTATCTGGTCAAAATGCTCGGGATGAGCGAAGCCGATTCAATCACCTTATTCTCTTCCTTCAGTGCGCTGGTCTATGGTTTCGTGGCCATTGGTGGATGGTTAGGTGATAAAGTTCTCGGCGCGAAACGCGTCATCGTGCTCGGTGCGCTGATCCTCGCTGTGGGCTATGCCATGATTGCCTATTCTGGGCATGATATTTTCTGGGTTTATCTGGGCATGGCGACCATTGCGGTCGGTAATGGCTTGTTTAAAGCCAACCCTTCATCCCTGCTTTCAACCTGTTATAACAAAGACGACCCGCGTTTGGACGGTGCATTTACCATGTACTATATGTCCGTCAATATCGGTTCGTTCTTCTCTATGCTGGCAACACCTTGGTTGGCAGCCAAATATGGTTGGAGCGTCGCGTTCTCACTCAGTGTTGTCGGGATGCTCATCACGCTGGTGAATTTCTGGTTCTGCCGTAAGTGGGTGAAAAACCAAGGCTCTAAGCCTGACTTCGCGCCATTGCAGATCAAAAAATTACTGATGGTATTAGTCGGTGTTGTCGCGTTGATCACACTGTCGAGCTGGTTGCTGCACAACCAAGTTGTGGCGCGCTGGGCCTTGGCGTTGGTTTCACTGGGTATCATCTTTATCTTTGCTAAAGAAACATTCTCACTCCACGGCACGGCTCGTCGCAGAATGATCGTGGCGTTTCTGCTGATGCTCGAAGCCGTTGTGTTCTTCGTGCTGTACAGCCAGATGCCAACATCGCTGAATTTCTTTGCTATCCATAATGTTGAGCATTCAATCTTCGGTATTGCGTTTGAACCAGAACAGTACCAAGCATTGAATCCATTCTGGATCATGGTTGCCAGTCCTATTTTGGCTGCAATTTATAACAAGATGGGTGACCGTCTGCCCATGCCGCATAAATTTGCTTTTGGCATGATACTTTGCTCTGCTGCATTCTTGGTTTTACCATGGGGCGCAACAATGGCGAATGAGCACGGCATTGTATCCGTCAATTGGTTAATCCTGAGCTACGCGCTTCAAAGCATCGGTGAACTGATGATTTCCGGCTTAGGCTTGGCCATGGTTGCACAATTAGTCCCTCAACGTTTGATGGGCTTCATCATGGGTTCTTGGTTCCTGACTACTGCTGCTGCTGCACTGATTGCGGGTAAAGTTGCGGCATTGACCGCGGTACCAAGTGATATCACTGATGCCCATGCATCACTGGCAATCTATAGCCATGTGTTTATGCAGATTGGTATCGTTACAGCTATCATCGCAATCTTGATGATGCTGACTGCACCTAAATTGTATCGCATGACATTAGCGCCGACAGAAACTAAAAAAACAGGCTCTGTCACAACAGCATAA
- a CDS encoding MBL fold metallo-hydrolase, giving the protein MKAFPLKKLQLRKALLALTVASACALPLSFSTVSMAAAPAQQQTQVPGYYRMALGDFEVTAIYDGYVKLGTNLLKDINEKDIQTLLSSMFIDSTNGVQTAVNAFLINTGTNLVLVDAGTAQCFGPTLGAVVDNIRAAGYQPEQIDTVLLTHLHPDHACGINDQGKAAFPNATVYVSKGDADFWLSKDIASKAAAEQRPMFEKSMEAVAPYVANNKLKIYTVGETLLPGVKVVPTPGHTPGHTSYLFTSKGDNLLVWGDIVHSHSIQFAHPDVSLEFDSDSKQAIATRKAIFAEAAKDKLWVAGAHLPFPGLGHVRADKVGYTWVPAEYSPLIEKK; this is encoded by the coding sequence ATGAAGGCGTTTCCACTGAAAAAGTTACAACTCCGTAAAGCATTGCTGGCGCTGACGGTGGCGAGTGCCTGCGCTCTGCCCCTGAGCTTCTCGACGGTCAGTATGGCGGCTGCACCTGCGCAACAGCAGACGCAGGTTCCCGGTTACTACCGAATGGCGTTAGGTGATTTTGAAGTCACTGCTATCTACGACGGTTATGTCAAACTTGGTACCAATCTACTAAAAGATATCAATGAAAAAGATATCCAGACATTGTTGTCTAGTATGTTTATCGATAGCACCAATGGGGTACAAACTGCGGTCAATGCCTTCCTAATCAATACCGGAACTAACTTAGTCTTAGTTGATGCCGGCACAGCACAATGCTTTGGACCAACACTGGGGGCGGTGGTCGATAATATTCGCGCGGCAGGCTACCAGCCTGAGCAGATAGATACGGTTCTGTTGACCCATCTGCATCCAGATCATGCTTGCGGTATTAACGATCAAGGCAAAGCAGCATTTCCTAACGCGACCGTGTATGTCTCTAAAGGCGATGCTGATTTTTGGTTGAGTAAAGATATCGCCAGCAAAGCTGCGGCGGAACAGCGCCCGATGTTTGAAAAATCAATGGAAGCTGTTGCTCCTTATGTGGCAAACAATAAGCTAAAAATTTACACGGTCGGCGAAACCTTATTACCGGGCGTGAAAGTGGTGCCAACACCAGGCCATACGCCGGGTCACACCTCTTATCTTTTCACGTCAAAAGGTGACAACTTGCTGGTTTGGGGCGATATCGTACACAGCCATTCCATCCAATTTGCGCACCCAGATGTCTCTTTAGAATTTGATAGCGATAGCAAGCAAGCCATTGCTACACGCAAAGCCATTTTTGCTGAGGCGGCGAAAGACAAGCTTTGGGTGGCAGGTGCTCACCTTCCGTTCCCAGGTCTGGGCCATGTTCGGGCAGATAAAGTGGGTTACACTTGGGTGCCAGCAGAATACAGCCCGTTGATTGAAAAGAAATAA
- a CDS encoding VOC family protein → MSTQGNNNRIDYIEFAVSDIERSKDFYGKVFNWQFTDYGPRYCEFTDGRLAGGLTTLSEVQSNGGPLVILYAGDLEQTQKRLEEAGAAIVLPIFPFPGGRRFHFTDPDGYQLAVWSDNEPTDI, encoded by the coding sequence ATGAGTACTCAGGGAAATAATAATCGGATAGATTACATAGAGTTTGCTGTTAGTGACATTGAGCGTTCGAAAGATTTCTACGGCAAGGTTTTCAATTGGCAGTTTACCGATTACGGGCCGAGGTATTGCGAGTTCACTGATGGCCGGTTGGCGGGAGGGCTTACCACATTGAGTGAAGTTCAGTCCAATGGCGGGCCGCTGGTCATTCTGTATGCGGGTGATCTTGAACAAACGCAAAAACGTTTGGAAGAGGCTGGGGCCGCTATCGTGCTACCTATTTTTCCTTTTCCCGGCGGCCGTCGTTTTCATTTTACCGATCCAGATGGCTATCAGTTAGCGGTATGGTCAGATAACGAGCCAACTGATATTTAG